Proteins from a genomic interval of Zingiber officinale cultivar Zhangliang chromosome 2A, Zo_v1.1, whole genome shotgun sequence:
- the LOC122043590 gene encoding agamous-like MADS-box protein AGL80 → MARRKVKLAFIDHDGARRSALKKRRRGLIKKVEQLSVLCDVECCLVIYTPGEEVATWPSTLEEARRVALRFKGVPDYEREKKMVDHVAFLQQRLALFKETLRRKHRENREMELRTMMFNAMWSPATIDQIIPEDAIALVVLVDSKLQELNDKREEMMRSLGTEVQPQSGMDPADPLGMVLGRPESAERRNNIDNMVVVPAAPLPLPLPPPPHSAAAVDHPNPLELMLQQTMGMETRSNAVGGVGAPSPSDEMLLYLNNPSTISPWNENMFSF, encoded by the exons ATGGCGAGGAGGAAGGTGAAGTTGGCGTTCATCGACCACGACGGCGCCCGGCGGTCGGCGTTGAAGAAGCGCCGCCGGGGTCTGATCAAGAAGGTGGAGCAGCTGAGCGTGCTGTGCGACGTCGAGTGCTGCTTGGTCATCTACACCCCGGGCGAGGAGGTCGCCACCTGGCCGTCGACCCTCGAGGAAGCTCGCCGCGTGGCCCTGCGCTTCAAGGGCGTCCCTGACTACGAGCGCGAGAAGAAGATGGTGGACCACGTCGCCTTCCTCCAGCAGCGCCTGGCCCTGTTCAAGGAAACCCTCCGCCGGAAGCACCGCGAGAACAGGGAGATGGAGCTGCGGACCATGATGTTCAACGCCATGTGGAGTCCCGCCACCATCGATCAAATCATACCCGAGGACGCCATCGCCCTCGTCGTGCTGGTGGATAGCAAGCTGCAG GAATTGAACGACAAGAGGGAGGAGATGATGAGGTCGTTGGGTACTGAGGTTCAACCGCAGTCGGGGATGGATCCCGCCGATCCTCTGGGGATGGTGCTCGGCCGCCCGGAGAGCGCTGAGAGGAGGAACAACATTGATAACATGGTCGTCGTCCCTGCAGCACCACTGCCGCTGCCACTGCCGCCTCCGCCTCATTCAGCAGCAGCAGTTGATCATCCAAATCCTCTGGAGTTGATGCTGCAGCAAACGATGGGGATGGAGACGAGGAGCAACGCTGTCGGCGGCGTGGGAGCACCGTCGCCGTCGGATGAGATGTTGCTCTATCTGAATAATCCTTCGACGATCAGCCCGTGGAACGAGAACATGTTCTCTTTTTAA